In the Synechococcus sp. UW179A genome, one interval contains:
- a CDS encoding sugar porter family MFS transporter: protein MAVAALSILWPVMVAALGGFLLGYSEVIVNGAADPLRVSLGLTPAQLGLVVAAAPIGAVITGLFSTRLAAFIGRVPGMQLAALAFISSFVGSAFSSAMPSLFLWRLLAGIGIGLASVVVPAYLTEIAPASMRGRIGSVMYCAIGLGILLALVFEALLALAVPGADPVQRLGSMELWRWMLLSGSLPALLYLLLLPRVSESPRVLVREGRLEQARRVFSVFGASNPDHLVQQVQDSFAVKDSQRAGALGFWQVLALPVVWSGIVLACFQQFNGINAVFYYSTLIWQSIGFSPEVSLGWSVVTAAVNLLATLITVMLVDRLGRKLLLLIGSAGMTLSLMALSIGLRGLGMPQVPDPLGGSSAVVVMIAVNLFVLAFGCSWGPVLWILLGELFSNRIRETALGVSVTAKWLATILISLSFPLWLKHAGPSFPFACFAVFSLISFIYVLIALRETRGRELEQMG, encoded by the coding sequence ATGGCCGTGGCTGCATTGTCGATTCTTTGGCCTGTGATGGTCGCTGCACTGGGAGGCTTCCTTCTTGGCTATTCCGAGGTCATTGTCAACGGAGCAGCAGATCCGCTTCGCGTCAGCCTGGGTTTGACTCCGGCACAGCTTGGCCTCGTGGTTGCTGCTGCTCCGATCGGCGCTGTGATCACAGGTCTGTTCAGTACCCGGTTGGCAGCTTTTATCGGCAGGGTGCCAGGAATGCAGTTGGCAGCGTTGGCCTTCATCAGCTCTTTTGTGGGCTCAGCGTTCAGCAGCGCGATGCCCTCATTGTTCCTGTGGCGACTGCTGGCTGGAATCGGCATTGGCCTTGCCAGCGTTGTGGTTCCGGCCTATCTCACTGAAATTGCACCAGCAAGCATGCGTGGCCGGATCGGCAGCGTCATGTATTGCGCCATTGGATTGGGAATTTTGCTCGCCCTGGTGTTCGAGGCGTTGCTCGCTCTTGCTGTGCCTGGTGCTGATCCTGTCCAGCGTCTCGGATCGATGGAACTTTGGCGCTGGATGCTGCTCTCTGGCTCGCTCCCCGCACTGCTTTATCTGCTTCTGCTGCCGCGGGTCTCTGAGAGTCCCCGAGTGTTGGTGCGTGAAGGTCGCCTGGAGCAGGCTCGCAGGGTGTTCAGTGTTTTCGGAGCCTCTAATCCTGACCATCTGGTGCAGCAGGTTCAGGATTCATTTGCGGTGAAAGATTCTCAGCGAGCAGGAGCCTTGGGCTTCTGGCAGGTGTTGGCTTTGCCGGTTGTGTGGAGTGGAATCGTGCTGGCCTGTTTTCAGCAGTTCAATGGCATCAATGCCGTTTTTTATTACTCAACTCTGATCTGGCAATCCATTGGCTTTTCTCCAGAAGTCAGTCTCGGATGGAGTGTGGTGACAGCAGCCGTCAATTTGCTTGCCACGTTGATCACGGTCATGCTTGTGGATCGACTTGGCCGCAAATTACTTCTTTTGATCGGTTCCGCAGGGATGACGTTGAGCCTGATGGCACTGTCTATCGGGCTGAGAGGTCTTGGGATGCCACAGGTTCCTGATCCGCTCGGCGGTTCTTCAGCTGTTGTGGTGATGATTGCAGTAAATCTGTTTGTGTTGGCTTTCGGTTGTTCTTGGGGGCCCGTGCTTTGGATTCTGCTTGGTGAGTTGTTCAGCAACCGCATTCGTGAGACAGCCCTCGGTGTTTCAGTCACCGCCAAGTGGTTGGCCACGATTCTGATTTCTTTGAGCTTTCCTCTCTGGCTCAAGCACGCAGGACCATCGTTTCCATTCGCCTGTTTTGCTGTGTTTAGTTTGATCTCATTCATCTATGTTTTGATCGCGCTGCGAGAAACCCGCGGTCGCGAACTTGAACAGATGGGTTGA